From the genome of Cryptococcus neoformans var. neoformans B-3501A chromosome 1, whole genome shotgun sequence, one region includes:
- a CDS encoding hypothetical protein (Match to ESTs gb|CF190599.1|CF190599, gb|CF186239.1|CF186239; Similar to gi|46123335|ref|XP_386221.1| conserved hypothetical protein [Gibberella zeae PH-1], FASTA scores: opt: 1266, E(): 5.7e-75, (40.377% identity (71.887% similar) in 530 aa overlap (9-528:32-545)); HMMPfam hit to PCI, PCI domain, score: 86.6, E(): 6.4e-23), with translation MANQPEKLADAQNKDAGEKVQETEEKTVVEAVPTVEEEILNNIALIGRAVTTIEPRFTIRVLRTLTSLRKKLTKNALKTVLDDAFPKGSKTGQTLIASPIFSSLPESAPAATEQQSDAMEIDSSIPAAEGTTAPTPKKKFVPPIYSATGDLLPEGIVYLRLLLILANLDAGRVVEAGDFAMETADLISSWNRRTMDQLAGKIWFYVARAYELQGRLAELQPQFMAIRQTAALRKDETLEVTVLNLLLRSYLANSQYEQAEKLVSKTQFHGAANQAQTVRWLFYTGRLRAIQLNYAEARNYLQTAIRRAPKDEVAPGFVQLIHKYFIIVVLLTGVIPDRALFRKPVLKQALAPYFQIVQAVRIGDVAGFQKAFQTHEATFFADSTHFLISRLRHFVIKTALRTITLAYSRISLADVCIKLHLDSEEDTEYIVAKAIKDGVIDATIDPQGGWMQSKVAKDLYETDEPAKQFQKRVQYCTQVYNESVRAMRYPPDAHRKELDSAAESRERDREIAQLIQESDEPDDMDDMGDL, from the exons ATGGCTAATCAACCAGAAAAGCTCGCAGACGCCCAGAACAAAGACGCTGGCGAGAAGGTCCAGGAgacagaagagaagactGTCGTGGAAGCTGTCCCAACCGTCGAAGAGG AAatcctcaacaacatcgCTTTGATCGGTCGGGCCGTCACCACTATCGAGCCTCGATTCACTATCCGTGTTTTGCGAACCTTGACGTctttgaggaagaagttgacAAAGAACGCTTTGAAGACTGTCTTGGACGATGCTTTCCCTAAAGGAT CCAAGACTGGTCAAACTCTCATTGCCTCgcccatcttttcctccctccccgAATCTGCACCCGCCGCTACTGAACAACAATCAGATGCGATGGAAATCGACTCTTCTATCCCCGCTGCTGAAGGAACTACCGCCCCCACCCCTAAGAAGAAGTTTGTTCCCCCCATATATTCTGCCACTGGTGACCTTTTACCTGAGGGGATTGTGTATTTGAGGCTGCTTTTGATTCTCGCCAACCTCGATGCAGGGCGCGTTGTCGAG GCAGGAGACTTTGCAATGGAGACTGCAGACCTAATTAGCTCTTGGAACAGACGGACAATGGACCAGCTTGCTGGCAAGATTTGGTTCTACGTCGCCCGCGCTTATGAGCTTCAAGGCCGTTTGGCTGAACTCCAACC TCAATTCATGGCTATTCGACAGACCGCCGCTCtgaggaaagatgagaCCCTTGAGGTTACtgtcctcaaccttctcttGCGATCTTACCTCGCCAACTCTCAATACGAACAAGCCGAAAAGCTCGTTTCCAAGACTCAATTTCACGGTGCCGCCAACCAGGCTCAGACTGTCCGATGGTTATTCTACACTGGGCGACTTCGAGCCATTCAGCTCAACTATGCTGAAGCCCGAAATTACCTTCAGACAGCGATCAGGAGAGCGCCGAAAGACGAAGTTGCCCCCGGATTTGTCCAGCTTATCCACAAGTACTTTATCATCGTTGTGTTGTTGACTGGTGTCATTCCCGACCGAGCCTTGTTCCGCAAGCCAGTCCTCAAACAAGCTCTTGCCCCTTACTTCCAAATTGTTCAAGCCGTACGTATCGGTGACGTTGCCGGTTTCCAAAAAGCTTTCCAAACCCATGAAGCCACCTTTTTCGCCGACTCTACccatttcctcatctctcgTTTGCGACACTTTGTCATCAAGACCGCTTTGCGTACCATCACTCTTGCTTACTCCCGCATTTCCCTTGCCGATGTCTGTATCAAGCTCCACCTCGACTCGGAGGAGGACACAGAATACATTGTCGCCAAGGCGATTAAGGATGGAGTGATTGATGCGACGATTGACCCGCAAGGTGGATGGATGCAGAGCAAGGTCGCGAAAGACCTCTATGAGACGGATGAGCCGGCGAAGCAGTTCCAGAAGAGGGTGCAATACTGCACTCAGGTGTATAACGAGAGTGTTAGG GCGATGCGATATCCTCCAGACGCTCACCGTAAAGAACTAGACTCTGCGGCCGAGTCGCGTGAACGAGACCGAGAAATCGCGCAGCTTATTCAGGAGAGTGACGAGCCTGATGACATGGATGACATGGGAGATTTGTag
- a CDS encoding hypothetical protein (Similar to gi|41106724|ref|XP_372795.1| similar to histone protein Hist2h3c1 [Homo sapiens], FASTA scores: opt: 566, E(): 2.6e-30, (64.238% identity (80.132% similar) in 151 aa overlap (7-150:53-199)); HMMPfam hit to Histone, Core histone H2A/H2B/H3/H4, score: 51.9, E(): 1.7e-12) — protein sequence MARTVTSPSRGGGRSSIGEGSRKTKNTARKSTGGKAPRHSGDPKSPAGPKKKHRFRPGTVALREIRHYQKSTDLLIAKLPFSRVVREVAMNVGSDEVGEYRWQSSAIMALQEAAEAFLVHLFEDANLCAIHAKRVTIMQKDLQLARRIRGRY from the exons ATGGCAAGAACAGTAACGAGCCCAAGTCGAGGAGGTGGCCGATCAAGTATAGGCGAAGGGAGCCGGAAAACCAAGAACACGGCGAGGAAGAGTACGGGTGGCAAAGCTCCTAGACATAGCGGAG aTCCTAAATCACCCGCTGGTCCGAAAAAGAAGCATCGTTTCCGCCCTGGTACAGTCGCTCTGCGTGAAATTCGGCATTATCAAAAATCGACTGATTTGTTGATTGCCAAACTCCCATTCTCCCGAGTC GTAAGAGAAGTAGCCATGAATGTAGGCTCTGATGAGGTGGGCGAATATCGATGGCAAAGTTCGGCGATCATGGCATTACAAGAAGCAGCAGAGGCTTTTCTTGTTCATCTTTTTGAAGATGC GAATTTGTGTGCCATCCATGCAAAGAGAGTGACGATCATGCAAAAGGACTTGCAACTAGCTCGGCGAATCCGGGGAAGATACTAG
- a CDS encoding hypothetical protein (Similar to gi|46098497|gb|EAK83730.1| hypothetical protein UM02560.1 [Ustilago maydis 521], FASTA scores: opt: 673, E(): 4.7e-41, (51.323% identity (80.423% similar) in 189 aa overlap (6-194:21-209)); HMMPfam hit to EMP24_GP25L, emp24/gp25L/p24 family, score: 196.8, E(): 4e-56) produces MLFRTLIPFLLALPLAFAHRIDIEAGEKECFYEVLAPQDRVTVTYEVGGGGHLDIDFYVTDPQGKVIHTKNKQPQGSWSITTSQEGRFTFCFSNEMSSYTTKTLSFNVHGQLYMGDDEQIAPVEQEVRDLSAGLQLVKDEQAYLVVRERVHRNTCESTNSRVKWWSIAQIVILLGVCGWNIHYLKSWFEVKRVL; encoded by the exons ATGCTCTTCCGGACactcatccccttcttgctCGCCCTCCCTCTTGCATTCGCCCACCGGATAGACATCGAAGCTGGCGAGAAGGAATGTTTCTACGAAGTCCTTGCTCCACAAGATAGG GTGACAGTGACGTATGAagttggtggtggtggacaTCTCGATATCGACTTTTAT GTAACCGACCCTCAAGGAAAAGTGATCCATACCAAGAACAAGCAACCACAAGGATCATGGTCTATCACTACCAGCCAAGAAGGTCGGTTCACATTTTGCTTTAGCAATGAAATGTCCAGTTACACTACCAAAACTTTATC ATTCAACGTCCACGGCCAACTTTACATGGGCGATGATGAACAAATTGCACCTGTTGAACAGGAAGTCCGGGACCTCAGTGCTGGTCTTCAGCTCGTCAAGGACGAACAGGCATACCTCGTCGTTCGAGAACGTGTTCACAGAAATA CTTGCGAATCGACAAACTCTCGAGTCAAATGGTGGTCCATTGCTCAAATCGTAATCCTTCTCGGCGTTTGTGGGTGGAATATTCATTACCTGAAGAGCTGGTTTGAGGTGAAGAGGGTTTTATGA
- a CDS encoding hypothetical protein (Match to ESTs gb|CF185336.1|CF185336, gb|CF192788.1|CF192788, gb|CF189403.1|CF189403; Similar to gi|46098496|gb|EAK83729.1| hypothetical protein UM02559.1 [Ustilago maydis 521], FASTA scores: opt: 751, E(): 6e-37, (69.942% identity (83.237% similar) in 173 aa overlap (13-184:29-201)); HMMPfam hit to Ran_BP1, RanBP1 domain, score: 255.9, E(): 6.7e-74): MAEPTETVNTGEEHDPQFEPVIRLTEQVEAKTFEEDEEPLFKMRAKLFRFHKDTTEWKERGTGDVRLLKHKQSGKVRLVMRRDKTLKVCANHILSPDMKLSPNVGSDRSWVYNVAADYAEGEASAETLAIRFGNSENANLFKQAFEDAQAHNASLSGAAPKEEDESAAVAKPEAAAESAAPEAEAKKEEASTLEESKPEEPATGAEAETKVADAPAATEIKEEGIREADEAAAEKKDE, from the exons ATGGCTGAACCCACCGAAACCGTCAACACCGGC GAAGAGCATGACCCCCAATTCGAGCCGGTAATCCGTCTCACTGAGCAGGTCGAGGCTAAGACctttgaggaggatgaagagccTCTCTTCAAAAT GCGAGCGAAGCTTTTCCGATTCCACAAGGACACTACTGAGTGGAAGGAGCGTGGTACCGGTGACGTCCGATTGCTCAAGCACAAGCAGAGTGGCAAAGTCCGACTTGTTATGCGTCGGGATAAGACTCTGAAGGTCTGCGCCAACCATATCC TCTCTCCTGACATGAAGCTTTCTCCCAACGTCGGTTCTGACCGATCTTGGGTCTACAACGTTGCCGCCGACTACGCTGAGGGTGAGGCTTCCGCCGAGACCCTTGCCATCAGGTTCGGTAACTCTGAGA ATGCCAACCTCTTCAAGCAGGCATTCGAGGATGCCCAGGCCCACAATGCTAGCTTGAGCGGTGCCGCTcccaaggaggaggatgagtcCGCCGCCGTTGCCAAGCCTGAAGCTGCCGCC GAGTCCGCTGCCCCCGAGGCCGAGGctaagaaggaagaggcttCCACCCTTGAAGAGTCCAAGCCCGAAGAGCCCGCCACCGGTGCCGAAGCCGAGACTAAGGTTGCCGACGCCCCCGCCGCTACCGagatcaaggaggaaggaatcCGTGAGGCTGATGAGGCTGCCgctgagaagaaggatgagtaA
- a CDS encoding hypothetical protein (Match to ESTs gb|CF193488.1|CF193488, gb|CF190025.1|CF190025; Similar to gi|38100362|gb|EAA47499.1| hypothetical protein MG02742.4 [Magnaporthe grisea 70-15], FASTA scores: opt: 196, E(): 2.5e-08, (48.148% identity (76.543% similar) in 81 aa overlap (1-81:1-70))) — protein sequence MSERLTEFAEIPRQFVKEGTLFVNRCTKPSAEGQSSCDITLLLQYKQLCRAVAIGFGVMGVIGYLVKLIHIPINNILVGGA from the exons ATGTCTGAGCGTCTCACCGAATTTGCCGAAATCCCAAGACAGTTCGTTAAGGAAGGAACCTTA TTTGTGAACAGGTGTACTAAACCCTCAGCAGAAGGTCAGTCTTCATGCGACATTACTCTTTTGCTCC AATACAAGCAACTCTGCCGAGCTGTTGCTATCGGCTTTGGCGTTATGGGTGTTATTGGCTACCTTGTCAAGCTCATTCACATCCCCAT TAACAACATCTTGGT TGGCGGCGCTTAA
- a CDS encoding hypothetical protein (Similar to gi|38100400|gb|EAA47532.1| hypothetical protein MG02775.4 [Magnaporthe grisea 70-15], FASTA scores: opt: 435, E(): 3.4e-11, (31.129% identity (54.270% similar) in 363 aa overlap (25-363:6-355)); HMMPfam hit to zf-C2H2, Zinc finger, C2H2 type, score: 60.5, E(): 4.3e-15), whose product MPCTSAPIILTINSNQLLTIVLFVYQPYPQQQHYPTSAQPSFQPPPPISPPSSSPFAFAPPPLGTTLPPGGTSRPPLVSHHSDPPPVAQPISYSFMKQQQQLPPPAPHHGSYPYVTSIPMSYRSYSGDSDRNSPQSLNGRAPAPSNPSTHSASISAQSSPLPSNFQYQRQMLPGPYEAPVGQTLPDLNRSATYPQGYYNPGYASALSTEMPRSLSYPSGYSQPYSYIPPLPSPTSFHPAIPGYSSLTRHHTLGTGPSYAFSSRQPVQDRPFKCDECLQSFNRNHDLKRHKRIHLSVKPFGCEKCGKTFSRKDALRRHWLVKGCRGSEGATAPIVPLYPLSSTSSQPPALSPSTPTSLEQLKGNPITGSSSSSRSSTTLPPLSSLPQRQSADQSQIILTPREPSGLTLAQAAAPVAQISIKTVDPAVGNIDVGSGSGSAGSMGEGFAPEYFDSVVPVKSASGTSTDARSNVSPFSSTCTSPPESIQPQPYRKSTLTLASDGTGPSPSSSYNDTISFAPSSLGAEGKPVFITPFTPTAQSFAMQQQGTNVSQTSSEAATMERQASSDKMPETWQRWHRPSFPFPAPPGISFAFDPASPLEGTDPSYAQ is encoded by the exons ATGCCTTGCACCTCGGCTCCAATTATTTTGACCATTAATTCAAATCAGTTGCTAACAATTGTGCTGTTTGTTTATCAGCCGTATCCCCAGCAACAGCATTATCCTACATCGGCGCAACCGTCTTTCCAGCCTCCTCCGCCTATATCACCTccatcgtcttctcctttcgcCTTTGCACCACCTCCCCTTGGAACTACGCTGCCTCCAGGAGGGACATCTCGTCCTCCATTGGTGTCACATCACTCTGATCCACCACCTGTCGCTCAACCTATATCCTATTCGTTCATgaagcagcaacagcaactACCACCTCCGGCTCCTCACCATGGAAGTTATCCCTATGTCACCAGTATTCCCATGAGCTACCGTTCATATTCAGGGGATAGTGATAGGAACTCCCCTCAATCACTGAACGGTAGGGCGCCCGCCCCAAGTAATCCTTCTACTCATTCTGCTTCAATATCTGCTCAGTCAAGCCCGTTACCATCGAATTTTCAGTATCAGCGTCAAATGCTGCCCGGACCGTATGAAGCGCCTGTGGGACAAACATTACCAGATCTAAATCGTTCAGCGACGTATCCTCAAGGTTATTACAATCCTGGGTACGCATCGGCCTTATCTACGGAGATGCCCCGTTCGCTTTCGTACCCCTCTGGATACTCTCAGCCGTACTCTTATATCCCCCCATTACCATCACCCACGTCTTTTCACCCGGCCATTCCTGGCTATTCATCGCTTACGAGACATCATACTCTTGGTACGGGGCCTTCGTACGCGTTTAGCAGCAGGCAACCTGTTCAAGATCGACCGTTCAAATGCGATGAATGTTTGCAGAGCTTT AACCGTAATCACGACCTGAAACGTCATAAGAGAATCCATCTCAGTGTCAAACCCTTTGGCTGTGAGAAATGTGGTAAAACATTCTCCCGTAAAGACGCATTGAGAAGACATTGGCTAGTCAAAGGATGTCGAGGTTCTGAGGGCGCTACCGCACCTATAG TGCCGCTTTACCCTCTTTCTTCGACTTCGTCACAGCCGCCCGCactttctccttctacGCCCACTTCGCTGGAGCAACTAAAAGGTAACCCTATCACGggttcatcctcatcctctcgGTCTAGCACCACCCTTCCACCCTTGTCAAGTCTTCCCCAGCGTCAATCAGCCGATCAGTCACAGATCATCCTCACTCCTCGTGAACCTTCTGGCTTGACACTTGCCCAAGCGGCCGCTCCTGTTGCTCAAATTTCTATCAAGACGGTCGATCCGGCTGTAGGAAATATTGATGTCGGAAGCGGATCAGGAAGCGCTGGGTCAATGGGAGAAGGTTTCGCACCCGAATACTTTGACAGCGTTGTACCGGTTAAATCGGCCAGTGGCACGTCGACTGATGCCAGAAGTAACGTTTCACCTTTCTCTAGTACATGCACTTCACCACCCGAAAGTATTCAACCTCAGCCTTATCGAAAATCGACTCTGACCTTGGCGTCTGATGGGACTGGACCTTCGCCATCGAGCTCCTATAACGATACTATTTCTTTTGCTCCGAGTAGCCTTGGGGCTGAGGGGAAGCCTGTGTTCATTACGCCGTTTACACCAACAGCGCAATCGTTTGCTatgcagcagcaaggaacGAATGTCAGTCAGACTTCTTCTGAAGCGGCTACGATGGAGAGGCAAGCGAGTTCGGATAAGATGCCTGAGACATGGCAAAGATG GCATCGTCCATCGTTCCCCTTCCCTGCTCCTCCTGGAATCTCATTCGCCTTTGACCCTGCAAGTCCTTTGGAGGGGACAGACCCGTCATACGCCCAGTAA
- a CDS encoding hypothetical protein (Match to ESTs gb|CF189714.1|CF189714, gb|CF189236.1|CF189236; Similar to gi|46097267|gb|EAK82500.1| hypothetical protein UM01802.1 [Ustilago maydis 521], FASTA scores: opt: 1125, E(): 1.1e-62, (46.530% identity (77.892% similar) in 389 aa overlap (1-373:1-386)); HMMPfam hit to Thioredoxin, Thioredoxin, score: 304.2, E(): 1.9e-88) has translation MRLSISISAALLAFTSLVSASNVVDLDSTNFDQIVGQDKGALVEFFAPWCGHCKNLAPTYERLADAFPTDKVVIAKTDADGVGRELGSRFGVSGFPTLKWFPAGSLEPIPYSGARDLETLAAFVTKQSGVKSNIKPPPPPAYTELDASNFDEIALNESKNVLVAFTAPWCGHCKNMKPAYEKVAKVFSSEPDVVIALMDADEAENKPVAQRYGVSSFPTIKFFPKGSKEPVAYDSGRTAEQFVNWINEKSGTHRSVSGLLSETAGRVLTLDTLASEFFSANVPERSEIVKKAQEAVTTVDEKSKATANYYIKAMERITAKGEEWLTKEQARLANLLASPSLAPTKLDELKVKINILSAFAAQKAGEAYDSAEEVLEDAWDSAKQIPIQAKDGLDQFADAVEEKAKRVRSDL, from the exons ATGCGGCTCAGTATCTCAATCTCAGCGGCTCTTCTCGCTTTTACATCTCTGGTGTCTGCCAGTAACGTCGTGGACCTCGACAGTACCAACTTTGACCAG ATTGTTGGACAGGACAAGGGTGCCCTTGTTGAATT CTTCGCACC ATGGTGTGGTCATTGCAAGAACC TCGCCCCTACGTATGAGCGTCTTGCCGATGCTTTCCCGACC GACAAAGTTGTCATCGCCAAGACTGATGCTGATGGTGTCGGACGGGAGCTCGGTTCTCGATTCGGTGTCTCTGGTTTCCCCA CTCTCAAATGGTTCCCTGCTGGCTCCCTTGAACCCATTCCTTACAGCGGTGCTCGAGACCTCGAAACCCTTGCTGCATT CGTCACCAAGCAATCTGGCGTCAAGTCCAACATCaagcctcctcctcctcccgctTACACTGAACTCGATGCTTCCAACTTTGACGAAATCGCCCTTAACGAGAGCAAAAATGTCCTTGTCGCGTTCACTGCTCCTTGG TGCGGTCACTGCAAGAACATGAAACCTGCCTATGAAAAGGTCGCTAAAGTCTTTTCCTCTGAGCCCGACGTTGTCATCGCTTTGATGGATGCCGACGAGGCTGAGAACAAGCCCGTCGCTCAGCGTTACGGTGTCTCCAGCTTCCCCACTATCAAGTTCTTCCCCAAGGGTTCCAAGGAACCTGTCGCTTATGACTCTGGTAGGACTGCCGAACAGTTTGTCAAC TGGATCAACGAAAAGTCTGGCACTCACCGATCTGTTTCCGGTCTCCTTTCCGAGACTGCCGGCCGTGTCCTCACCCTTGACACACTCGCTTCCGAGTTCTTCTCCGCCAACGTCCCTGAGCGCTCCGAGATTGTTAAGAAGGCCCAGGAGGCTGTCACTACCGTCGACGAAAAGAGCAAGGCTACTGCCAATTACTATATCAAGGCTATGGAGCGGATTACTGCCAAGGGCGAAGAGTGGTTGACCAAGGAACAGGCTCG ACTTGCCAACCTCCTcgcttccccttctctcgctcCTACCAAGCTCGACGAGCTCAAGGTCAAGATCAACATCCTTTCCGCTTTCGCGGCCCAAAAGGCTGGTGAGGCTTACGACTCTGCCGAGGAGGTTCTTGAGGACGCTTGGGACTCTGCCAAGCAAATCCCTATCCAGGCGAAGGATGGTCTCGACCAGTTTGCTGATGCTGTTGAGGAGAAAGCGAAGAGGGTTAGGTCTGATCTCTAA